Part of the Cellulomonas hominis genome, CCGCCTTCTTCGCGAGCTGCAGCGCCACGTTGGTCGCCCAGTCGCCGTGCTCGCGCTGCCGGGGTCGCTCCACGTGCACGGTGGCGGGGAGGTCGGCGGCGTCGAGGGCGAAGGTCCCGTCGGCGACGGCGCCCGCGAGGGCGGCGCGCAGGGACTCGGAGAGCTCAGCGGGGGTCACCGGACAAGCGTAGCGACGCCCCGGACCGCCCCCGACCGGTCATCCACAGCCCGGGACGCTCACCGCGCGGCGCGCGGACCCCACGTGTCCTCCAGCATCACCGGCCGGCAGGCCACCGTCGCCGCCCCGACCAGCACCACGAGCGTGCCGAGCAGGAACAGCAGCGCGACGGTCCAGGTGCCGGTCGCCTCGTACAGCACGCCGATCAGCAGCGGACCCGTGCCGGCGATCGCGTACCCGACGCCCTGGGTGAAGCCCGACAGCGACGCGGCCCCGGCGGACGTGCGGGTGCGCAGGTTGATCAGCGCCAGCAGCACCGGGAACGCGCCCGGGCCGAGGCCGCCGAGCAGGATCCAGAGCCACACCGGTCCCTCGGGCGACACCAGCAGCCCGATGTACGACGCCGCGAAGCACGCGACGAAGAACACGACGAGGCCGATGGGGTTCTTCATCCGGGACGCCGCGATGGGCGCGATCAGGGCGGGCGGCAGGCCGAGGATCGCGAACACCGACAGCCACACGCCCGCCGCGTGCGGGGACGTCCCGCCGTCGATGAGGATCTGCGGCAGCCACGCGAACATCGCGTACGAGTCGAGCGAGTTCATCGCGAAGGTCACGGCCATGCCCCACGCGAGCGGGCTGCGCCAGACCCGCCCGCCGGAGCGGTGCCGCGACGTCAGCGCGGGCGTCGTGGCGGGCGCGCGCCGCAGCAGTCCCGACAGCTCCGCGCGGGCGGCGGCGGAGCGCGCGATGATCACCAGCCACGGCAGCGCGGCGAGCACGCCGACGACGGCCCAGATGGACAGGGACGTCCGCCAGCCCAGCCGCTCCGCGACCGGCACCGCCAGCAGCGCGGGCAGCGCCGTGCTGAACGTCATCGTCACCGAGTAGATCGACGTCACCACGCCGATCCGGTCCGGGAAGTACCGCTTCACCACCGGCGGCAGCAGCACGTTGCCCATGCCCATGCCGGCCAGCGCGATCACCGACCAGCCGAGGAAGCCCACCGACGTCGAGGTGCCGGACCGCACGACCTCGCCGAGCGCCGACAGCAGCATCGCGAGCACGA contains:
- a CDS encoding CynX/NimT family MFS transporter, encoding MPSSPVPAGTVAPWRGRRVVLLGVVLVALNLRIAVASVSPILDLVRADVALSATEAGLLGTIPVVSFAVFGSLTPVLARRMGLEPLLVLAMLLSALGEVVRSGTSTSVGFLGWSVIALAGMGMGNVLLPPVVKRYFPDRIGVVTSIYSVTMTFSTALPALLAVPVAERLGWRTSLSIWAVVGVLAALPWLVIIARSAAARAELSGLLRRAPATTPALTSRHRSGGRVWRSPLAWGMAVTFAMNSLDSYAMFAWLPQILIDGGTSPHAAGVWLSVFAILGLPPALIAPIAASRMKNPIGLVVFFVACFAASYIGLLVSPEGPVWLWILLGGLGPGAFPVLLALINLRTRTSAGAASLSGFTQGVGYAIAGTGPLLIGVLYEATGTWTVALLFLLGTLVVLVGAATVACRPVMLEDTWGPRAAR